From Silene latifolia isolate original U9 population unplaced genomic scaffold, ASM4854445v1 scaffold_75, whole genome shotgun sequence, one genomic window encodes:
- the LOC141640268 gene encoding uncharacterized protein LOC141640268 translates to MGSIGFCNVREFNSGNKQSDVRRFLQLNNVGLFGILETRVRRHSINKVHSGLGMNWSMVNNVDDHEGGRIWLIWDPMNYKVELVSSHAQVMHSRVTFLPTGVQWWLSVVYGFNRVADRVPLWESLNLIDVVVAGPWMVMADFNNVLAMDDRIGSEITSAELRGFQNCVANCGLMDAPAQGALFTWNNKHDAGDMVFSRIDRVLINDDWLAQFPDADITFHPEGLYDHCPCTATLWPTSIKRKGSFKFFNMWGQDANFLTIVNDIWDTKVEGFTMFQIAKKHKALKKPLKDLNMFSFSNVETSAKAGIKEAAIAYRDLDAAWKSFLSQKAKVHWMSDGDDNSQFFCSVIKARRLQNRVLCIQDLNGITHTTLDSDEMAFQEYYIQLLV, encoded by the exons ATGGGTAGCATTGGATTTTGTAATGTAAGGGAGTTTAATAGTGGGAATAAGCAATCTGATGTTAGAAGATTTTTGCAATTGAATAATGTTGGATTATTTGGTATTCTAGAAACTAGAGTTAGAAGACATTCCATAAATAAAGTGCATTCTGGCTTAGGGATGAATTGGTCCATGGTTAACAACGTTGATGATCATGAAGGGGGAAGGATTTGGCTTATTTGGGACCCTATGAATTATAAAGTTGAGCTTGTTAGCAGTCATGCTCAAGTTATGCATTCTAGGGTTACTTTCTTGCCTACCGGTGTACAATGGTGGTTGTCTGTTGTTTATGGCTTCAATAGGGTTGCTGACAGAGTTCCTCTTTGGGAGTCTCTTAATCTTATAGATGTTGTGGTTGCTGGACCATGGATGGTCATGGCAGATTTCAACAATGTTTTGGCTATGGATGATAGGATTGGGTCTGAAATTACAAGTGCTGAGCTAAGGGGGTTCCAGAATTGTGTTGCAAATTGTGGGTTAATGGATGCTCCTGCCCAGGGGGCCCTTTTCACCTGGAATAATAAGCATGATGCTGGTGACATGGTTTTTAGTAGGATTGATAGAGTTTTGATCAATGATGACTGGTTGGCTCAGTTTCCTGATGCTGACATTACTTTCCATCCTGAAGGGCTCTATGATCACTGCCCATGTACAGCTACTCTTTGGCCAACTAGTATTAAAAGGAAAGGAAGCTTTAAATTTTTCAACATGTGGGGGCAAGATGCTAATTTCCTGACTATTGTTAACGATATTTGGGATACAAAGGTTGAGGGCTTTACTATGTTTCAGATTGCTAAGAAACATAAAGCCTTGAAGAAACCCCTGAAAGATTTGAACATGTTTAGTTTTTCAAATGTTGAAACTTCTGCTAAG GCAGGTATAAAAGAGGCTGCTATTGCTTACAGGGACCTGGATGCAGCCTGGAAAAGCTTCCTTAGTCAGAAAGCTAAGGTTCACTGGATGAGTGATGGTGATGACAACTCCCAGTTCTTTTGTAGTGTCATTAAAGCTAGACGACTCCAAAATAGAGTCTTATGCATTCAGGATCTTAATGGGATCACTCATACCACCCTTGATAGTGATGAAATGGCCTTCCAGGAGTACTATATCCAGCTACtagtgtga